One window of the Staphylococcus equorum genome contains the following:
- a CDS encoding stage II sporulation protein M, protein MLNIKDSNYFKRSIKIYIITVIIFILTFILAIIFSPSYETLKSLGSSSHKGISEAYGLNKLWQYIINNGFRVPLQMFILSLLPIPFLYYVNLLSTTIMTGIVFGFVVHFDLYKGSTMVISSFPHSIIEILAMCFVISGLYKLNKSIIRKITNIFRNNNKPNLSFKIAITNLLKVYILIALPLYIISAFMETYLTHFIYNLLN, encoded by the coding sequence ATGCTGAATATCAAAGATTCTAATTATTTTAAGAGATCGATAAAAATTTATATTATAACTGTTATTATTTTTATCCTTACTTTTATTTTAGCCATTATTTTTAGCCCATCCTATGAAACTTTGAAAAGCTTAGGCAGTTCATCACATAAAGGTATATCTGAAGCTTATGGGTTAAATAAACTTTGGCAATACATAATAAATAACGGTTTTAGAGTGCCTTTACAAATGTTTATACTATCATTGCTCCCTATTCCTTTTCTATACTATGTAAACCTATTATCAACGACGATAATGACAGGTATTGTATTTGGTTTTGTTGTTCATTTTGATTTATATAAAGGCAGCACAATGGTTATTTCATCTTTTCCACACTCAATAATAGAAATACTAGCAATGTGTTTTGTTATCAGTGGATTATATAAACTGAACAAATCAATAATAAGAAAAATCACAAATATTTTCAGAAATAATAATAAACCAAATCTTTCTTTTAAAATAGCTATAACTAATTTATTGAAAGTTTATATATTAATTGCACTACCCTTATACATTATCTCAGCATTCATGGAAACTTATCTTACTCACTTCATTTATAATCTACTCAACTAG
- a CDS encoding SdpI family protein gives MKEVLRQSKTSLSIIILAIVTWLIALPFLPNSIPMQYNSNGDVNWSANKFLAFITMIGIMIFCYIITNIKIFKDKNQTTFSNNESLNRLLNPLVHGFIYIISMVMIFSALGQSVSVEFLVSIFLGILLIIVGNYLPKAPRNGLFGIKNKWVKSSEAVWKKAQRFSSRVYISVGLAFLILGLFSVINSVITIALCIILILLPFCYSYYLYQKFVAE, from the coding sequence TTGAAAGAAGTACTGAGACAGTCAAAAACAAGTTTATCTATCATTATTTTAGCAATTGTAACATGGTTAATTGCACTACCATTTTTACCTAATTCTATTCCAATGCAATACAATTCAAATGGAGATGTAAATTGGTCAGCTAATAAATTTTTGGCTTTCATAACAATGATTGGGATTATGATTTTTTGTTATATCATTACTAATATCAAAATATTTAAAGATAAAAATCAAACGACCTTTTCGAATAACGAATCTTTGAATCGATTGCTTAATCCATTAGTACATGGATTTATATATATAATTTCGATGGTTATGATTTTCAGTGCTTTAGGACAATCTGTATCTGTAGAATTTTTAGTTTCAATTTTTTTAGGTATTTTATTAATTATTGTAGGTAATTATTTACCCAAAGCGCCTAGAAATGGTTTGTTTGGTATTAAAAATAAATGGGTTAAAAGTAGTGAAGCAGTTTGGAAAAAGGCCCAAAGGTTTAGTTCGCGTGTTTATATCAGTGTTGGTTTAGCATTTTTAATCTTAGGTTTATTTAGTGTAATTAATTCAGTTATAACTATAGCTTTATGCATTATTTTAATTCTGTTACCATTTTGCTATTCATATTATTTATATCAAAAATTTGTTGCTGAATAA
- a CDS encoding autorepressor SdpR family transcription factor, protein MRDVFKALSDKTRRDILEMLKDNKLTASEIANHFDMSQASVSQHLKVLKFNDLVYTERQGKYIYYHLNLSVFEEVIKWIVQFNKE, encoded by the coding sequence ATGAGAGACGTTTTCAAAGCGTTATCAGATAAAACTAGAAGAGATATTTTGGAAATGCTTAAAGATAACAAATTAACAGCAAGTGAAATTGCGAATCACTTTGATATGAGTCAAGCAAGTGTGTCACAGCATTTAAAAGTATTGAAGTTTAACGATTTAGTCTATACAGAAAGGCAAGGAAAGTATATTTATTATCACTTGAATTTATCCGTTTTTGAGGAAGTTATTAAATGGATTGTTCAATTTAATAAAGAATAA
- a CDS encoding SMP-30/gluconolactonase/LRE family protein, whose protein sequence is MQAKLLQESVQSTFAEGPLWDDENQSLFWIDNVENKIRAYYPQTNQYTFYQLEKSPMSLAKYSQNELIVIMKDGFYLYNLEEETLKEIFKPMDLNNKILLNDAKCDPLGRLWAGTVNDDFRLFKESQDSTQTEFHGQIARLYRVEKDFSNIETAKEKVTLSNGLDWDPVRNIMYYIDSANQSVSQFNYDSKTGQISNEETVYTFKESDGLPDGMTIDQQGMLYVALFKGGVVAKIDPFQKKWIDSITLPTSTVTSCAFGGENLKTLFMTTALAPLNDYEKYQEPMAGHMFSVDLEVGGYKTNIFRTT, encoded by the coding sequence ATGCAAGCCAAATTACTACAAGAAAGTGTACAATCAACTTTTGCAGAAGGTCCTTTATGGGACGATGAAAATCAAAGTTTATTTTGGATAGATAATGTAGAGAATAAAATTCGCGCATATTATCCTCAAACTAATCAATATACTTTTTACCAACTCGAAAAATCTCCAATGTCACTTGCAAAATACTCACAAAATGAACTTATAGTGATTATGAAAGATGGATTTTATCTGTATAATTTAGAAGAAGAAACGTTAAAAGAGATTTTCAAACCAATGGATTTAAATAACAAAATACTTTTAAACGATGCTAAGTGTGACCCTCTAGGTAGACTTTGGGCAGGTACAGTTAATGATGATTTTAGATTGTTTAAAGAAAGCCAAGATAGCACTCAAACTGAATTTCATGGACAAATCGCTAGGCTTTATCGCGTAGAAAAGGATTTTTCTAATATTGAAACAGCAAAAGAGAAAGTAACACTTTCTAATGGGCTTGATTGGGACCCTGTTCGAAATATTATGTATTATATCGATTCTGCTAACCAATCCGTGAGTCAATTTAATTATGATTCGAAAACCGGTCAAATTTCAAATGAAGAGACTGTTTATACTTTTAAAGAATCAGATGGCTTACCCGACGGCATGACAATTGATCAACAAGGCATGTTGTATGTTGCTTTATTCAAAGGCGGCGTAGTAGCAAAAATTGACCCTTTCCAGAAAAAATGGATAGACAGTATTACTTTACCAACTTCTACCGTTACATCTTGTGCATTCGGTGGAGAAAATTTAAAAACTTTATTTATGACTACGGCATTGGCACCATTAAATGATTATGAAAAATACCAAGAACCCATGGCAGGCCACATGTTCTCAGTCGATTTAGAAGTTGGTGGATATAAAACGAATATATTCAGAACAACTTAG
- a CDS encoding APC family permease, with protein MSIIKRVFRKEDLSRYQNKDSNLERTLRVRDFLALGVGTIVSTAIFTLPGVVAADHTGPAVTLSFLVSAIVAALIAFVYAEMASVMPFAGSAYTWISILFGEFFGWIVGWALIAEYIIAVSFVASGFSANLRGLLDPFDISLPNALSNSLGTNGGIMDIIAAIVIIITALLLARGASETARVQNILVVLKILAIFLFLIVGLSVINLGNYIPFIPEYKETAAGAFGGWQGIYAGSSVIFIAYIGFDSIAANSGEAINPQKTMPRGILGSLLIAVGLFVAVSLVLVGMFDYSAYKDNAEPVGWALRMSGYGTVAVIVQAVSVIGMFTALIGMMLAGSRLLYSFGRDGILPAWIGKLNTKNQPNRSLVILTIVAVVIGSVFPFGFLAELISAGALVAFMFVTIGIYALRKREGKDLPEPAFKLPFYPVMPIFIFICVFAVFWGLSGQAKFYTLIWFIIGIVYYLFYAIKMNGQQK; from the coding sequence ATGAGTATCATTAAAAGAGTATTTCGGAAAGAAGATTTATCCCGTTATCAAAATAAAGATTCAAATTTAGAACGTACACTTCGTGTGAGAGACTTTTTAGCATTAGGTGTCGGAACGATTGTATCGACTGCTATTTTCACACTACCAGGTGTTGTTGCTGCAGATCATACAGGACCTGCTGTAACACTGTCATTTTTAGTATCAGCTATAGTAGCGGCACTCATAGCTTTCGTATATGCAGAGATGGCTTCAGTGATGCCATTTGCAGGTTCGGCTTATACTTGGATTAGTATATTATTCGGCGAGTTTTTTGGTTGGATAGTAGGGTGGGCGCTCATAGCAGAGTATATTATTGCAGTTTCTTTTGTAGCGTCAGGCTTTTCAGCCAATTTAAGAGGGCTTTTAGACCCCTTCGATATATCATTGCCAAACGCTTTATCCAATTCACTTGGAACTAACGGTGGCATAATGGATATTATTGCAGCAATTGTAATTATTATCACAGCACTCTTGTTAGCGAGAGGTGCATCAGAAACAGCACGCGTACAAAATATACTTGTTGTGTTAAAAATATTAGCGATTTTCTTATTTCTTATTGTAGGTTTATCTGTTATTAATCTTGGAAACTACATACCGTTTATTCCTGAATATAAAGAAACAGCAGCAGGTGCCTTTGGTGGTTGGCAAGGTATATACGCAGGGAGTTCAGTTATTTTCATTGCTTATATCGGTTTTGATTCTATTGCAGCCAATTCCGGAGAAGCAATTAACCCACAGAAAACAATGCCTCGAGGTATCTTAGGGTCACTACTTATTGCAGTTGGATTATTTGTTGCTGTATCACTCGTGTTAGTAGGTATGTTTGATTACTCAGCATACAAAGATAACGCAGAACCAGTAGGTTGGGCATTACGTATGAGTGGATACGGCACAGTTGCTGTTATCGTACAGGCTGTCTCAGTTATAGGTATGTTTACGGCACTTATTGGTATGATGCTTGCGGGTTCACGTTTGCTTTATTCATTTGGCCGTGATGGCATTCTTCCGGCTTGGATAGGCAAGTTAAATACCAAGAATCAACCTAACCGTTCTTTAGTCATATTAACAATTGTCGCAGTCGTTATCGGATCTGTATTTCCATTTGGATTTTTAGCGGAATTGATTTCGGCAGGTGCGCTCGTCGCATTCATGTTTGTGACAATTGGAATTTATGCATTACGCAAAAGAGAAGGTAAAGATTTACCAGAACCAGCATTTAAATTACCATTTTATCCTGTTATGCCGATATTTATTTTTATCTGTGTATTTGCAGTGTTTTGGGGATTAAGCGGACAAGCTAAATTCTATACATTGATTTGGTTTATTATTGGTATTGTATATTATTTATTTTATGCCATTAAGATGAATGGTCAGCAGAAATAG
- a CDS encoding type I toxin-antitoxin system Fst family toxin gives MGIFFINVLATIISGCIIAMFTQWLRNRGEKQ, from the coding sequence ATGGGCATATTTTTTATAAATGTCTTAGCCACAATCATCAGTGGTTGCATCATTGCCATGTTTACGCAATGGCTTCGTAATCGTGGCGAAAAACAATAG
- a CDS encoding aldo/keto reductase, giving the protein MQYIDFHNGNTMPQLGLGVFRVENDDTAKDAVKHAIINGYRSIDAALVYGNEEMVGRGIQEGMAAADIRREDLFITSKLWFDSFGKDNVEQGYQTSIDNLGLDYLDLYLIHWPGTDESVMIETWKGMEALYESGKVKNIGVSNFNIEHLEVLKSQTSIKPVINQVEFHPYFTQQELRTYLDTESIYMESWSPLMNAEILTDETINAIAAEIGKSPAQVVIRWNIEHGVVTIPKSITPHRIEENINIFDFSLTANQMERIDALNENKRIGPNPLELNG; this is encoded by the coding sequence ATGCAATATATTGATTTTCATAATGGTAATACTATGCCTCAACTTGGTTTAGGTGTTTTTAGAGTAGAAAATGATGACACTGCAAAAGATGCAGTGAAGCATGCAATTATTAACGGCTATCGCAGTATTGACGCCGCATTAGTTTACGGAAATGAAGAAATGGTGGGCCGTGGTATACAAGAAGGTATGGCTGCAGCCGATATTCGAAGAGAAGATTTGTTTATTACATCAAAACTTTGGTTTGATAGCTTTGGCAAAGACAATGTAGAACAAGGGTATCAAACTTCTATAGATAACTTAGGTCTAGACTACTTAGATCTTTATCTTATTCATTGGCCGGGTACAGATGAGTCTGTCATGATTGAAACTTGGAAAGGGATGGAAGCTTTATATGAATCAGGAAAAGTTAAAAATATTGGTGTAAGTAACTTCAATATTGAGCATTTAGAAGTGTTAAAATCACAAACTTCTATTAAACCTGTCATCAATCAAGTCGAATTTCATCCCTACTTTACACAACAAGAATTAAGAACTTACCTAGATACTGAATCTATATACATGGAGTCATGGTCTCCACTAATGAACGCGGAGATTTTAACAGATGAAACAATCAATGCGATTGCAGCAGAAATTGGAAAATCTCCAGCACAAGTTGTTATTAGATGGAATATAGAACATGGTGTCGTAACGATTCCTAAATCAATTACACCTCATAGAATAGAAGAAAACATTAATATCTTTGATTTCTCATTAACAGCTAATCAAATGGAACGTATTGATGCATTAAATGAAAATAAGAGAATTGGACCTAATCCATTAGAATTAAATGGTTAA